GCAAGACCATGATGATGCAGAACATTGCCCAGTCCATCGTCAGGAACCATCCGGAGGTCTATCTGATCATCCTGCTCATCGATGAGCGTCCCGAGGAAGTGACGGAAATGGCCCGTTCGGTAGCTACGGCGGAAGTGATCTCCTCCACTTTCGATGAACCTGCGGCACGCCATGTGCAGGTGGCGGAAATGGTGATCGCCAAGGCCAAACGCCTGGTGGAGCACAATCGTGACGTGGTGATTCTTCTCGATTCCATCACCCGTCTGGCGCGGGCCTATAACACTGTCATTCCTTCTTCCGGAAAGGTGCTCACAGGCGGTGTGGATGCTAATGCCCTGCAGAAACCCAAACGCTTTTTTGGTGCGGCACGCAACGTGGAAGAGGGGGGCTCCCTGACCATACTGGCCTCGGCCCTGGTGGAAACCGGCTCGCGTATGGATGACGTGATCTATGAGGAATTCAAAGGTACGGGCAATATGGAAGTGCACCTGGACCGGCGCATCGCTGAAAAGCGGGTTTTCCCGGCTATCAACATCAATCGCTCCGGCACCCGTCGGGAGGAATTGCTTATTCCCCAGGCGGAACTGCAGAAGATCTGGATATTGCGCAAGATCCTGCACCCCATGGATGAATTGGCCGCCATGGAATTTCTGTATGACAAGCTCAAGCAGACCAAGACCAACGAAGAGTTCTTCAACTCCATGAAGAAGAAGTAGACCGGGTACCGACCGGATGGTATCGCCCCGCACCGCCATGATACTGGCTGCCGGCCGCGGCGAACGCCTGCGGCCTCTGACGGATCATGTGCCCAAGCCCCTGCTGGAAGTGGGAGGCAAGCCTCTGATCGTCTGGCATCTGGAAAAACTCGCTGCGGCCGGCTTCACGGATGTGGTCATCAACCACGCCCACCTGGGCCGGCAAATCGAGGACGCCCTGGGGGATGGAAGGCGCTGGGGCCTGCATATCCATTATTCGGTTGAAGGTGAAGGGCAGGCCCTGGAAACCGGCGGCGGTATCTGCAAGGCCCTGCCGTTACTGGGAGACCATCCTTTTCTGTTTATCAGTGGAGATGTTTTCAGTGATGTGGACTATGCCCGCCTGGAACTGGCCGAAAGCGACCTGGCCCAGCTGCTGCTGGTGAAGAATCCCCCTCACCACCCACAAGGGGATTTCTTTCTTCATCAGGGGCGAGTACATATGCGGGGGGAACCCCGGCTGACTTTCAGTGGTATCGGTATTTGTGATCCCAGGCTGTTCGAGGGTTGCAAGTGCGTACCTTTCCGCCTGGCTCCTCTGTTACGGTATGCAATGACAAAAGGACTGGTCGGTGGCTCCCATCATGAGGGATACTGGCTGGATGTGGGCACGCCGGAACGATACCAACAACTAAAGGCAAGACTGGAACATGGGACAGGAAATCACGCATAGCAGTTTTTCCGAGGAGGATTTTCGCCGTTTCCGCGACCGGGTGGTGGCTGAAACGGCATTGCTGGAACAATGGATGGCGGAAGGCCTGCTGGATACCGGTGAACCCATGGCGGGCAGTGAGATCGAAGCCTGGCTGGTGAACGACCGGGGCCTGCCGGCGCCACAGAACCATCTTTTTCTCGAGCGCATGAACGATCCCATGGTCGTGCCCGAGCTCTCCACCTTCAATGTAGAGCTCAACACCGAGCCGGTATGCTTTTCAGCAGGCATGTTCGATCACATGCATGATGAGCTGGCGAGCCTGTGGCGGCGCTGTGAAGAGGTGGCTCACGCCGATGGCGCGCATATGCTTATGATCGGCATCCTTCCCACGGTACAGCAGTCGGATCTGTGTCTGGCCAATATCTCCGGCATGCAGCGTTACCAGGCCCTCAATGAGCAGGTGTTGCGCATGCGTGACGGCCAGCCCCTGTCTCTGGATATCAGTGCCCTGGAACACCTGGTGGCAGAGCATGATGATGTGATGCTGGAAGCGGCAACGACCTCTTTCCAGATTCACCTGAAAATCGATCCGGAGCAGGCCAGGCGTGCCTACAATATTTCCAAGATGATCTCGGCGCCCATGGTGGCTCTGTCCGCCAACTCGCCTTTCCTGTTCGGTCATGAGCTGTGGGATGAGACCCGGATTCCCCTGTTCGAACAATCCGTGGCTGTGGGGGCCAGTGATTACTCCAAGCGCGTGACCTTTGGCGTACGCTATGCGGAACATTCCATCATGGAGTGTTTCGAGGCCAATCGTGACCGCTATCCGGTGCTGTTGCCCCAACTCATGGATGAGCCGGTGGAATCCCTGGCCCACCTGCGCCTGCACAATGGCACCATCTGGCGCTGGAACCGTCCTCTGGTGGGATTTTCGGAGAATGGAAAGCCGCATATCCGCATCGAGCACCGGGTGGTTCCCAGTGGCCCTTCTCCCTTGGATGTAGTGGCCAATGCGGCATTTTATTTTGGCCTGTTGCGGGAACTCATCGATTCGGAAAACCGCGCTGAGGAACGCCTGCCTTTCATCACCGCCAAGGAAAATTTCTACAGCGCGGCCTGCCGGGGCCTTCATTCCCGCATCACCTGGTTCGACGGTCAGGAAGGCAGTATTGTGGATTTATGCCTGCAGAAACTCCTGCCTCAGGCCCGCGCCGGTCTGGAACGTATGGGTATTCCTGCTCAGGAAACCGCGCGTTGGCTGGGTATCATCGAAGCACGGATTGAGGGACGCCAGACCGGCGCTCACTGGCAGCGGAAATGGGTGGCCCGGTACGGTAAGGATTTTCCTGCCCTGGTACGGGCTTACCGGGAAATGCAGGACAGTGGAAAGCCAGTTTCCCAGTGGAATCTGTGAATCATGTACGCAGAGCTGTATGACATTCCCCGGGGACTCCTGGATCTCAGAGCCCATGAGTTACACGGTTCTCTGGGTGGCCCCACCCTGATCCATCTGACCGGCCGCCGCGATGCGCCTTTGTTCGTGTCTGTGCTCATGCATGGCAATGAAGACGTGGGCTGGGAGGCAGTGCGTCACATGCTGCGCAAGTATCGTCCTGGCGGTGGTGAGCAGGAGTTGCCCCGCTCCCTGTCCCTGTTCATCGGGAATACCTCTGCTGCTGCTGCCGGTATGCGCCGGTTGGCGGGGCAGCCGGATTACAACCGGGTCTGGCCCGGCAGTGAAATGCCTCGCACGGCCGAGCACGCCATGATGGAAAGCATCGTGGACACCATGGCCCGCAAGGGCGTGTTCGCCAGCGTGGATGTACACAACAATACCGGTCTCAACCCGCATTATGCCTGCGTCAACGTAGTGCGTACCGAATCCCTGCATCTTGCGGCCATGTTCAGCCGTACGGTGGTGTACTTCACTCGCCCCAGGGGAGTGGCTTCCATGGCCATGACGGAACTTTGTCCGGCAGTGACCCTGGAGTGCGGCAAGGTGGGACAGGTGCATGGCGTGCAGCATGCCAGTGAATACCTGGATGCCTGCCTGCACCTCGACCACCATCCTGAACACCCCATCGCGCCCCAGGATATCGACCTGTTCCATACCGTGGCCATCGTCAAGATCCCCCCGCAGGTGAGCTTTGGATTTGGTTGCCGCAATCATGATCTGTGCCTGCTGGATGACCTGGAAAAACTCAATTTCCGGGAGATCCCCGCGGGCACCAGCTTTGGTCGGGTGCGGGAAGGGATGGATATCCCTCTGGATGTGAAGAACGAGCTCAATCACGACGTGGCCACACGCTATTTCACCGTGGACAGAGGTGAGTTGCTCACCCGTTCCCCGGTGATGCCTTCCATGCTCACTCGCAATGAACAGGTTATTCGCCAGGATTGCTTGTGTTATCTCATGGAGCGTTTTGATTGGCACCTGGAAGATGCGGAAATGCCCGGCTCTGATCGGGAAACCTCTGATTGATTCTGAACAAAGCAGATTGTGCCTGCCAGGTTCAGGATGCGGGTTCATGAATGATAGTGATTCAGAGGTTTCCTGGTGATTTCCGGCGCCATGCGGTTTCTGTAGAGGGATAATTCTGCCGCGGATAGCCCTTTCGGGGTGGCTGGCATGATGTTGGGTAATGTATCTACCTATCTGCTACCCCAATAATACCCATTTTAATTTTATGTGTATTAATGTTAGCATATTATAATATACCAAATGACATGCTGGCTGTTTTGAATTGGAATGGAGCAATCACCACAACAATTCCTTGCCGGACGGCATTTGATCATACTGACTTCGTGGGTAGCAAAGATGAACAAAAGTGTATATGGGCTGATTTTTGTTGGGCTTATGGCTCAAGGTGGCGCTGTCTGGGGTAGTGCGGAAGATGATGCCTATTATGCCGCTATGGAGCAGATGGCTACAGAAACGGATATTGTGCAGCCGGTTGCCTGGTCCGGCGACAGTATGGATGAAGTTGACATGGAAGCGCGTATGAAAGAGTTGCGCAAGGTCTCTCCCAGCGCCTGGGTAACCTACAAGAAGTTGCGTCCCGCCTATCAGGCTGAGGTTCGCAAAGCTCTCAGATCCAACCAGGATATCTATGTTGTCATAGAAATGATCTTTGACCGGAATATTTGAGAGAATATCGAAAAGTTGCTGATTTTCAATGGCTTATTGGCCAAGCTGTAGCCTTTGATTCGCAAAGGGATCTCTGGTCAAGTCTGGACGAGAGCTGAGAGTTCATGACTTGGTTCAGGGGTTCCTGAAAGACCTTGGCCGGTTTTTCTGGCATCCCGCCCGGTTTTCCCTCCAGATCAAAGATAGCCTTGGGGATTGCGCTGCTGCCAGCGCCAGGTATCGGCGCACATTTCATCGATGCCTTTTTTCGCCGTCCAGCCCAGTTCCCTGGCTGCCAGGCCGGGATCGGCATAGCAACTGGCGATATCCCCTTCCCGGCGCGGAGCAATCTGATAGGCAATCTCCCGGCCACTGGCCTTTTCGAAGGCTTTCAGCATGTCCAGCACGGAATAGCCCTGGCCGGTACCCAGGTTATAGGTCACCATCCCCGGGGACTGGGACAATTTCTCAAGAGCCTTGATGTGGCCCCTGGCGAGATCCACCACATGGATGTAGTCACGCACGCCGGTGCCGTCATGTGTGGGATAGTCATCACCGAATACCGATAGCTTTTCGAGCCGTCCCACGGCTACCTGGCTGATATAAGGCATGAGGTTATTGGGAATGTCGTTGGGAGATTCCCCGATGCATCCGCTTGGGTGGGCGCCCACGGGGTTGAAGTAGCGCAGGCGGGCAATGTTCCATGCTTCATCAGAGATATACACATCCGCCAGCATTTCCTCGATGATCAGCTTTGAGCGGCCATAGGGATTGGTGGCGGACACCGGGAAATCCTCGGTAATCGGCAGGGAGGCCGGATCGCCATAGACCGTGGCCGAAGAGCTGAATACCAGGTTTTTCACGTTCGCGGCATCCATGGCCTCCAGGAGGTTCAGGGTGCCCCCAATGTTGTTCTGGTAATAGGGAATGGGGATATGCACGGATTCCCCCACGGCCTTGAGTCCGGCAAAGTGAATCACCGCATCGATGGCATGCCGGTGGAAAACGGCAATGGTGGCATCCTTGTCGCGCAGGTCGGCCTCGATGAATGTGATTTTTCTGCCGGTGATCTCCTCGACCCGTTCGATGGCGGTGTACTGGCTGTTGCTCAGGTTGTCCAGAACCACCACCTCATAGCCGGCTTCCAGGAGCTCCACGTTGGTGTGAGAACCGATATAACCGGCGCCGCCGGTGACCAGTATGGTTTTGAGTTTTGCAGTCATTGCAGGCCTCCCTGTTGCCTGATGAACTGGTACAGTTGCCGGGCCAGCAGCCCGTAACCGAACCGGTTGAGATGAACGGTGTCGGAACGATTGGCTGATGATCCTAACAGATCTGCCAGGCTGTCTTCGAGAATCGGGATATTTTCCTCCCTGGCTACCCCGGAGTAGAAATCGGCATCCGAGAGGAGCAGGGAAGGACGGGGCACGGCGATCAGCATCACCTGGGCATGTTTTTCCCGAATCTGCGCGATCATCGCCCGCAGGTTGGCGGCGATGTCTTTTTCCGGGAGTTTGCGTAGCAGGTCATTGCCGCCGTGCAGCAGGATCACCAGTGCGGGGTGATGGGCTTCAAGTAGCCCGGGCAGGCGCTGTAATCCCTGGGCGCTTATTTCTCCGGGCACGCCGGCATTGATCACGGGGTGTCCGCTCAGCCTTGCCAATACCGCAGGCCAGGCGTGCTCCCGGTCGGTGCCGGTTCCCCAGGTCAGGCTGTCGCCGAAGGCAAGGATGCGGTCACCGGGTTCCAGAGGCTGCAGGGCTGGTTGTTGTTCTGAACAAGCGGACAGCAGCAGCGCCAGGAGGAGAGCAACAACGGCACTCTGCATGGCCGGATGAGGGGTCATTGGGTATCCAGCAAAGGATTGGCTTGCAGATCGGCATGGTAGGAGGAACGCACCATGGGGCCGCTGGCAACATTGGAAAAACCCAGGGACTCGGCGCGGATGCGCAAATCCTCGAATTCTTCCGGAGGCACAAAGCGGGATACGGGCAGATGATCCCGGCTGGGCTGCAGGTACTGGCCCAAGGTGAGCATGGCCACGCCGTGATCGCGCAGATCCTTCATGACCTGTTCGATCTCCTCCGGTTCCTCGCCCAGGCCCAGCATGATGCCGGATTTGGTGGGAACATCCGGATGGCGCCCGCCAAAGGATTCCAGCAGTTTCAGGGACCAGGTGTAATCCGCCCCCGGACGTGACTGGCGGTACAGGCGGGGCACGGTCTCCAGATTGTGATTGAAGACATCGGGCGGCGCCTCGCCCAGCAGATCCAGAGCGGTTTCCATGCGCCCGCGAAAATCCGGCACCAGGATTTCCACACGGGTGCCGGGACTGCTTTTGCGCACCGCATGAATGCAGTCCCGGTAATGGCCTGCGCCGCCGTCACGCAGGTCGTCCCTGTCCACGGAAGTGATCACCACATACTTGAGGGCCATTTCGGAAATGGCCTGGGCGAGTTGTGCCGGTTCGTCCGGGTTCAGGGCCTCA
This sequence is a window from Thiolapillus brandeum. Protein-coding genes within it:
- the rho gene encoding transcription termination factor Rho — protein: MNLNDLKKMPVPELSAMAQSMKIQGTGRSRKQDLIFAILKAHAKKGEDIHGSGVLEILQDGFGFLRSADSSFLAGPDDIYVSPSQIRRFALRTGDTISGTIRPPKDNERYFALLKIDEINYDKPEVAKNKILFENFTPLFPNEPLHLEMGNGSTEDITARTIELVAPVGKGQRGLIVSPPKAGKTMMMQNIAQSIVRNHPEVYLIILLIDERPEEVTEMARSVATAEVISSTFDEPAARHVQVAEMVIAKAKRLVEHNRDVVILLDSITRLARAYNTVIPSSGKVLTGGVDANALQKPKRFFGAARNVEEGGSLTILASALVETGSRMDDVIYEEFKGTGNMEVHLDRRIAEKRVFPAININRSGTRREELLIPQAELQKIWILRKILHPMDELAAMEFLYDKLKQTKTNEEFFNSMKKK
- the murU gene encoding N-acetylmuramate alpha-1-phosphate uridylyltransferase MurU, yielding MVSPRTAMILAAGRGERLRPLTDHVPKPLLEVGGKPLIVWHLEKLAAAGFTDVVINHAHLGRQIEDALGDGRRWGLHIHYSVEGEGQALETGGGICKALPLLGDHPFLFISGDVFSDVDYARLELAESDLAQLLLVKNPPHHPQGDFFLHQGRVHMRGEPRLTFSGIGICDPRLFEGCKCVPFRLAPLLRYAMTKGLVGGSHHEGYWLDVGTPERYQQLKARLEHGTGNHA
- a CDS encoding glutamate-cysteine ligase family protein; this encodes MGQEITHSSFSEEDFRRFRDRVVAETALLEQWMAEGLLDTGEPMAGSEIEAWLVNDRGLPAPQNHLFLERMNDPMVVPELSTFNVELNTEPVCFSAGMFDHMHDELASLWRRCEEVAHADGAHMLMIGILPTVQQSDLCLANISGMQRYQALNEQVLRMRDGQPLSLDISALEHLVAEHDDVMLEAATTSFQIHLKIDPEQARRAYNISKMISAPMVALSANSPFLFGHELWDETRIPLFEQSVAVGASDYSKRVTFGVRYAEHSIMECFEANRDRYPVLLPQLMDEPVESLAHLRLHNGTIWRWNRPLVGFSENGKPHIRIEHRVVPSGPSPLDVVANAAFYFGLLRELIDSENRAEERLPFITAKENFYSAACRGLHSRITWFDGQEGSIVDLCLQKLLPQARAGLERMGIPAQETARWLGIIEARIEGRQTGAHWQRKWVARYGKDFPALVRAYREMQDSGKPVSQWNL
- a CDS encoding M14 family metallopeptidase codes for the protein MYAELYDIPRGLLDLRAHELHGSLGGPTLIHLTGRRDAPLFVSVLMHGNEDVGWEAVRHMLRKYRPGGGEQELPRSLSLFIGNTSAAAAGMRRLAGQPDYNRVWPGSEMPRTAEHAMMESIVDTMARKGVFASVDVHNNTGLNPHYACVNVVRTESLHLAAMFSRTVVYFTRPRGVASMAMTELCPAVTLECGKVGQVHGVQHASEYLDACLHLDHHPEHPIAPQDIDLFHTVAIVKIPPQVSFGFGCRNHDLCLLDDLEKLNFREIPAGTSFGRVREGMDIPLDVKNELNHDVATRYFTVDRGELLTRSPVMPSMLTRNEQVIRQDCLCYLMERFDWHLEDAEMPGSDRETSD
- the galE gene encoding UDP-glucose 4-epimerase GalE encodes the protein MTAKLKTILVTGGAGYIGSHTNVELLEAGYEVVVLDNLSNSQYTAIERVEEITGRKITFIEADLRDKDATIAVFHRHAIDAVIHFAGLKAVGESVHIPIPYYQNNIGGTLNLLEAMDAANVKNLVFSSSATVYGDPASLPITEDFPVSATNPYGRSKLIIEEMLADVYISDEAWNIARLRYFNPVGAHPSGCIGESPNDIPNNLMPYISQVAVGRLEKLSVFGDDYPTHDGTGVRDYIHVVDLARGHIKALEKLSQSPGMVTYNLGTGQGYSVLDMLKAFEKASGREIAYQIAPRREGDIASCYADPGLAARELGWTAKKGIDEMCADTWRWQQRNPQGYL
- a CDS encoding GDSL-type esterase/lipase family protein, encoding MTPHPAMQSAVVALLLALLLSACSEQQPALQPLEPGDRILAFGDSLTWGTGTDREHAWPAVLARLSGHPVINAGVPGEISAQGLQRLPGLLEAHHPALVILLHGGNDLLRKLPEKDIAANLRAMIAQIREKHAQVMLIAVPRPSLLLSDADFYSGVAREENIPILEDSLADLLGSSANRSDTVHLNRFGYGLLARQLYQFIRQQGGLQ
- the lipA gene encoding lipoyl synthase, with translation MADMSDDYRAPSRNKGNTHQRGKEKLSRIPIKVPASEAMPRKPRWIRARAPQGPGVTRIRRILRQRGLASVCEEAQCPNLGECFTHGTATFMIMGDICTRRCPFCDVAHGKPEALNPDEPAQLAQAISEMALKYVVITSVDRDDLRDGGAGHYRDCIHAVRKSSPGTRVEILVPDFRGRMETALDLLGEAPPDVFNHNLETVPRLYRQSRPGADYTWSLKLLESFGGRHPDVPTKSGIMLGLGEEPEEIEQVMKDLRDHGVAMLTLGQYLQPSRDHLPVSRFVPPEEFEDLRIRAESLGFSNVASGPMVRSSYHADLQANPLLDTQ